In Leptolyngbya subtilissima AS-A7, the sequence ACCTTGACAGCCAGCCACCCCACGCCACCCAGGAATACATTTTGACGGACGGCGACCAAGATCACCCCGTGTCGATCTGGACAGCCGATCGCGACTACGTGGCCGAACTGGGCTACCTCACCGACGCCGGTCAGTGGCTCCAGCTAGTGCGATCGCTTCCCGTGCGCGTGCCCGCCTAGGTCGCTCCGGCATTAACCTCCCATGCTTTGACCGCATCTGCTCTACGACTGCACTTCAGTTGAAAGGAACGATCATGTCTCTGTTTTTTGATGTCCTGAGCTCTATCAACAACCCCAACCAGCGGGGCAGCGTCGATCAGCTCAGCTCGGTGATGACCTCTGTACAGCAGCTCGCCGCAAGCCAGGGCATGAGCACCGACCAAATGGGGGGTGTTCTCAACGCTCTGGGGGCCGCTCTACAGCCCACCCTCAAACAGCAGGCCGCTACCATGGGTACCGGTCAGCTCGAAGGCATGCTCGGCAAGCTGTCTGGGGCTGGGGGTGCAGCCGCCCTAGCCGCTGCCATTCCGCCTCAGATGCAGCAGCAGCTGATTGAGGCTGTGGCCCAAAAGAGTGGTCTAAATACGGGCATGATTCAAGCCATGCTGCCCAAGTTGTTGCCCGTGGTGATTGGGCTGCTGGGCATGGGAGCCGCTAAGCCCGGTGCAGTCAGCGGCGGCAACCCACTGCTCAAAACGTTCCTCGATTCTGGCGTTCCCAACTCCACCGACCTAGGCACCGTAGTGAAGTTTGCCGAACGCTTTCTGAACCCACCCCAGTAGATTGAGTTGGCGTTGGTGACAACTGCTGCTGAGCATTTTTTGGGAAGAGATGAGGAAGGTGAGAAGGGTGGCAGGCTGGCACCGCCTCCAATCCTCCATCCCTCCATCCCCCTCACCTTCCTTATCCTCTTCACCGCCGCTGTAGCGTCCAAAACGTTGGCGCTTGCTCAGCAAAGGGGCCGGTCTTATACCAATTACATATGAGTGTGCGCCAAAATGGGAGGTACTGCTAGCCCTTGAGGGAAAACGCATGGGACGCCCGTTCATCGTTGAGATTGCAGAAAGCGAAGCGCAGTTGAAGAAGTCGCTTCAACAGGCCCGTAGTGCTAGCCAAAAGGAACGACTGCAGATGCTCTACTGGCTTAAATGCAACCAAGTGAGCAGCCGCAACGAACTGGCAGAGCGACTGGGCCGTGATAAAGCAACCTTAACCCGGTGGCTTAACCGGTACAAACGGGGTGGTCTTGAGTCTCTGCTAGAAGTCGGTAAAGCTTCTGGCAAAGCTCCGGCCGTGAGTGGTCAAGCGCTAGCTCAACTGAAGCAACGCTTAGCCCAACGGCACGGCTTCGGGAGTTATGGTGAAGTGCAGCAGTGGCTCTGTGACGAGTTCGGCTTGAACTTGAAGTACAGCACGGTGCATCAACTGGTGCGCTACCGACTCAACGCCAAACTGAAGGTGCCTAGACCCAAAAGCATCCAGCAATCCCCCCAGAACCAAGCGCACTTCAAAAAAAATATCGCTGGCGACGAAGGTGTTGCAGCAACTATTCGGCCAGGGCAAGCGGTTGCGTTATCTGTGCCAGGATGAAACGCGTTTGGGTCTCAAAACCATAGCGGGTCGTTTGCTAACGGCTTGCGGGGTTAAACCCTGTGGTCCTAGCCAGTGGCAACGCGAAGCCTTCTATCTCTATGGTGTTGTTGAGCCCTTGAGCGGCTTTAGCTTCTATTACGAGTTCTCCCACCTAGACAGTCTCTGCTTCCAGCATTTCCTAGATCTGCTCTCGACCGAACTCGGCGATGACATTGCCCTGCTTCAACTCGACCGTTGTGCGGCGCATCGCGCGGGAACGCTGCACTGGCCGGAGAACATCATTCCCGTTTTTCAGCCCGCGCATTCCCCTGAGTTAAATCCAATCGAGCGAGTCTGGCAGGCGCTCAAGCGGCAATTACGCTGGCAGAATTGCCAGTCCCTTGATGAGTTACGCGAACGTGTTGCGGTTGCCCTCGACGCCTTGACGCCAGAGCACATCATCTCCTTGACCTCCTATGACTTCATCCTAGAAGTCCTGTTTAGCGCAGCTTTATAAGTAATTGGTATTAACAATTTCAAAGCCGTGGCGCTGGTAAAAGTGCACCGCGCCCTCAGTGGAGGTTTCGACGTAGCAGGGGTGATGGGTTCGGGTACTTTCATCTAGGCCTGGCTGCATGAGCTGGTGGCCAACGCCCTGACGTTGGCAGCTGGGGCTAACCGCCAGCAACATCAAATACCAGTGGGGCTGGGGCATGGCCTGGTGGCGATAATGGTCGAGGGCCAGGGCGGCCTGCCAGCGAGGTAAATACTGTAGGGGCAGACGAAAGGGCAGCTCGTATAACCCTGCCCGCAGCAGGTCTATGAGATCGACTGACTGCTCTGGCGGCATCCAAATCACCACGCCCTTGAGGGTCTGGCCATCGCTCAGACAATAGCTATGTCCGCCCCCAGCACCGCAGATTAGCAGCATGCGAAATAGGTAGGCCATCACCGTTTGGCG encodes:
- a CDS encoding GNAT family N-acetyltransferase, giving the protein MNPIETLALTSLQPTQFDAATELLTASFADDPLLHYLVPADVCDRQTVMAYLFRMLLICGAGGGHSYCLSDGQTLKGVVIWMPPEQSVDLIDLLRAGLYELPFRLPLQYLPRWQAALALDHYRHQAMPQPHWYLMLLAVSPSCQRQGVGHQLMQPGLDESTRTHHPCYVETSTEGAVHFYQRHGFEIVNTNYL
- a CDS encoding helix-turn-helix domain-containing protein codes for the protein MGRPFIVEIAESEAQLKKSLQQARSASQKERLQMLYWLKCNQVSSRNELAERLGRDKATLTRWLNRYKRGGLESLLEVGKASGKAPAVSGQALAQLKQRLAQRHGFGSYGEVQQWLCDEFGLNLKYSTVHQLVRYRLNAKLKVPRPKSIQQSPQNQAHFKKNIAGDEGVAATIRPGQAVALSVPG
- a CDS encoding DUF937 domain-containing protein, whose protein sequence is MSLFFDVLSSINNPNQRGSVDQLSSVMTSVQQLAASQGMSTDQMGGVLNALGAALQPTLKQQAATMGTGQLEGMLGKLSGAGGAAALAAAIPPQMQQQLIEAVAQKSGLNTGMIQAMLPKLLPVVIGLLGMGAAKPGAVSGGNPLLKTFLDSGVPNSTDLGTVVKFAERFLNPPQ
- a CDS encoding IS630 family transposase is translated as MLQQLFGQGKRLRYLCQDETRLGLKTIAGRLLTACGVKPCGPSQWQREAFYLYGVVEPLSGFSFYYEFSHLDSLCFQHFLDLLSTELGDDIALLQLDRCAAHRAGTLHWPENIIPVFQPAHSPELNPIERVWQALKRQLRWQNCQSLDELRERVAVALDALTPEHIISLTSYDFILEVLFSAAL